GCGTGGTAAACCTGTTATCTTTTATTCTATTCCTAATAGTCTATTAGGAAGGGAAACCACCTCAAACTATTGAATAAAAGAGAGGCCTGTTGGGCCTTTAAACTTAAGGCCACAACCTATCCAGGTACCAGTGAGGATTTTGATTTGACtccatttaattatttttgtatCCATATTGCTTGTGATTTACTTTTCTTTATTAGTTAGTCATTGTAAATTATACTTATTATGGTTATCTCCTATATCTCCATCACTGTGTGTTCTGATTGAACAAGATGTCTCCGCTTCCTTTCTAACAGGAAACCTATAGAGGCATGTTGCCTAAACATGTGAGTTTTTAACAAATTCAATATGAATTagcaataaaggctttttaactttttaaattaAAGACTAGTTGCCTTGGTCCTTTCCTTACTTTTTGTATAATTTTGATATTCCCTTACCAAATAGCACCCtcttttttaatatgaattccCACTGAAGCGCTTTTTCTGATTTCAACTTTTTGCACAATAGCATAGCAATAGTTTGTCACCCTCTAGTATAGCTAAGAGATAAAActatactacacacacacaagaatgcttgcacaaacacacgcacacgttcACAGGCAGGCTAAACCGCTGcttagacagaaagaaagatataGCCCTGTCATGTTTCCAGTCTCATGCACTGTGTTCCTCCCACCCCACTGCCTTTTTCCTGTGTGAAGTGGGTTCCAAAAACCACAACAAACCCCTAGCACAGCTCTAATGTGGGCGACACCAACCAAACATAACAAGGTATAATTATAGCCCACAGCAACAGACATCATCAGTTTGTCAGGGGATGATGCTTAGTCTGTCAGCTGAAAGGAAGTTAGACATTAATGGGAAGATCAACTTTGTTTATCTGATGTCTTTATATCAGCTTGTGATGATAATTTGAGCATAAATGTTCCAAAAGGCCTCTCTGATTAGTGTATTATGAAACTGCAGCTTAAACCGAGGAGGCCTCATTATGCCATTGCCTAACGTTTTACGGACGAGTTGAGAATAAGACTGTTGCCAGAGGTGTGATCAAGTCAACTTGttctcgagtcccaagtcagtctcaagttttgaggcacaagtctcaaatcaagtcccaagtctaaatgtagaacaccaagtcaagtcagaacaaattcatttaatatcttaaagaaaacataatatctaggacttttcaatgcaatatggttttaataggataaaaacttggtaagagcatcaagAGTTTgctttctataatcagtttcaactgcaataaattcaatcattccatacaaattcagaaaacagaatttaaattcagtcgtctgctggaacaaatctcatcactttcaatctaagtcacttacacaaacacaagatcttttgtcaagagtttagaaaccttttcaagtcgtcaaaagtacaagtcaaagtcaagtcccaagtatTTTCTTCAAGTCAAGTCTAGTCGAGTCTGAGTCGCCACCTCTGCTGAATGCCTAAAGGTTTGTCTAATCTCCCACCTGTCAGGTTCCGATGAACACTCCTGGCAGAGCGACACTGAAATATCTTCCTGTGAATCCTGCCCCCTCGTCCTGCTGAACAACTCCATCCACTGCACACAGGACAGCCTCTACTTCTTCTACGCTCAAGTCACCTTCAACATGCAaagtaaaaaaggaaaaaggactGTGACTCTGTTTAAAAATGCCAGATCCGATAAATCTGCGAGGACGCTGTTTGAGTCGGTCTTCCCCAGCGAGAGGCAGGGCTCTGTGTTTGTGGCAAAGATTGTCAGGCTCCAAAAGGAAGACAGTGTCAGCTTAACTATCACATCTGATTATCAAAGGGGGCCACAGAACACATACTGGGGGGCCTATCAGCTCCACTAGCACCGAGTCTCCAGGCTTAGATACTATACAAGACAGAAGAGTCTAGTGGTCCACCTgtatggggttttgaaggccgataataatatttttgggccgcagctgccgatagctgatattttgtgccaatatgttgtactgtatatttaaatctgacaattttcatgccacaaAATCCCAAAAATTGCAAGGGTTCAATGATTCATTCATCgaagggtggaaaagtctctgaatcATCATCTAGTCCATCATGGGAGACtcaaactctccactgaaacccacacTAAGGAAATTCTTAGGTTGGTTAGCAGCTCCGTAAAgcactgttgagtaaaatcctatCTTCACCTCCGTCATATCTGGCAACATTGACTAgccgatatctgatttttactgaaaggccaatatcagcctgatatgcAGTAAGAGTATCTgtaaaccaatatatcagtctaacctcaGAAGAGTCTGTGCAGTTAAGTATGCCAGCTGGTTTTCATTCAGGGAAACGTGAAGTTTTGTGTCATTGTGAATTTTtaagttatgtgttttttaaatgaatgtaaacTGTGTTGTTTCACTGCTATTTGCTTGTATaatttatgaaatgaaatggtatAATTTCAAGGATGGCAAGCAAATGTATGAGTAATTAAAAGTAATGATAATTATTTTAAAGCTATGAAGCTGTTGTGTCCACTTACTATTTATTAACTGTAAGATGCCAGCCAGCCACATGGTGGTGCCACCTTCCACCAAATCAGAGATGGAACAAAACACTGCTTCTATATTGGATCTGTTGCCTACACACTATCACATTACATAACACCTTCTTTGCTAACACACTGCACTCATTCATCaataaacaaaactacaaatgcACAAACGCTTTACTGTAATGTCTGAAGAATATCTGGAACAATTCTCAAAACCTTGACAGTGCTAAGATACAACTGTTCCTCACCCATGCCTGATACTGTACAGTTGCAGTGACATTTCATTACGCCCTCTTGTCGCGCCTGCAGTAGCAACAGGTACAAAACAGGAAACCGCAAATTTAGTCACAAATTTAGTCACACTACTTCCATGTCATTACCCATTACCTCCGTTGTCAGACAGCGACATGTTTGACCTGTGATCACAATCCTTGGAGGCAATTTGGTTCCTCTCACGCAATAAGAGCTGATACTGTTCTTGGAGCATTCAGTAAATTAATGTTGAGTGTGTATAGGTTATATGTATTGTATCTACTGATCTCCACTGAATCTAGTATCTATATTTTACACTGTCATTTATGTCCTGTTGTTCTCATACCATGAGTGCACACTGTGAAACTCTGTAActgtcaatatgtctctgcaccaattccaccaaggcaaattcctatTCATTTATTGGATTGTAATTAGGATAATTAGGATTTAATTGGGGTtctaattaaattattaaattgagCAAGATTGAACAACCCAACAAAATGTGATGGTTCTACTTTAAAACAGTTCATAATCCCAGAAGGACCATATGCGTCCAGATTTTGCTTTGGACACATAATTTGCTTtggactttctttctttctttctttctttcattctttctttctttctttctttctttctttctttctttattaaaGTCATTTTGCTACACAAATTGcgtatttatttgtgtttatgtgaagcacatttaATTctccttgtgtatgaaatgtgccaTATAcgtaaataaagtttgccttgccttggcTATAAaccacccgcacacacacacgcacacgcaaacTGTGATATCTTGTTCCTTTGttgctgtactgtgtgtgtgaggcattTACCCATCATCTCATTGTTTGATCTTATCGTTGTTGACAAAACCTGTTGACTCATTGGCCCTATAAGACCAGGATTTGGGAAAAGCTCTTCCTATTTCAATTTCAGAGAATGACATCACTTCCAGTGGGAATCTAATGCTGACttcatcacacaaacacaacactagTACCATTGTTTTCTTTGGCCTTTGCAGTGCTGTAAAACGTTGTTTGTCATTATGTCAGCTTCTTAGTCAGGCCTCTCATGACAAAGACATTCTGGATTTCACTGAATAAGAATAGAGCCTTTGCCTCTGGCTTCACTGTGGCAGAATtagaaacagaaaagacagtAAATTTACTCCACAAACACCACAAGATGCAAGG
The Centroberyx gerrardi isolate f3 chromosome 12, fCenGer3.hap1.cur.20231027, whole genome shotgun sequence genome window above contains:
- the LOC139917907 gene encoding uncharacterized protein LOC139917907, whose product is MGSKSRCSNYLRLQVWCGLLTVAVAVMAAVLTSIKLSSTEKGGVSTWKPQNATPTGTFVLHQKVKCVSCCFSGPTFSFIQLTMSSDEHSWQSDTEISSCESCPLVLLNNSIHCTQDSLYFFYAQVTFNMQSKKGKRTVTLFKNARSDKSARTLFESVFPSERQGSVFVAKIVRLQKEDSVSLTITSDYQRGPQNTYWGAYQLH